A window of Chloroflexota bacterium genomic DNA:
GAGGCCGAGCTCGCCGCCGCGGGCGGTGCCGGGACCGAGGCCGGTCAGCAGATCCTCGAGGACGCGGACGTCGCGAGGGCCTCCGGACTGCTGCTGGCGATGTCTGAACCCCTCACCGTCGAGGAGACGAGCATCGCGTAGACCACCCCGCCGCCGACCCTCGGGCCCCGGGCGCACGCCCGGGGCCCTTCTTCGTGCGGTGGCGCGGGTGGCCAACATCGTCGTCATCGCGGCACGTGGGCCAACCGTGGCGGGCGTGGGCGAAGGTGCCCTCATCGGGCCCTCCTCCTCGAGCGGATCGGGGTGAGGAGCCGCAGCATCGGATCGTCCTCCGGGACCGCCGGCCGGACGTTGCTGAACGCCGAGACCGACGAGGGCGTGAGGCCGAGCTCGCGGGCGTACAGCCGGATCGTATCGGCCTCGGCATGGACGATCGCGAGGAGCGGGTTGCGCACGAGCTCCTGGCCGCGACTCCCCCGGATGAGGAGGCCGCTTCCCGAGAGGAGCGTGACGGCCGCCTTGTGACGGACGACCGCCTCGACGTACACCTCCAGGATGTCGGTGTGGGCGGCGAGGATGATCCCGGGCGCCTGCTCGCGCAGGGTCCGCTCCCAGACGGCCCTCGCCGCCGGGGAGAGGTCGGCGGGTAGCTCCGGGGGGTGCGGCGCCGGCTGGGCCGGGTTCGGGTTGGTCCGCTCGGGATGGTGGGCGGCCGAGCCGTTGAGCATCTTGAGGGCGAGCGGCTTGGGAGCCGGACCGCGGGCGCCCATCAGCGGCCCTCCCCGTCCGTGACGGAAAAGGCGAAACCTGGGGACGCGTGAGAGGCCCTGAGACCGCGGTACACAACGAGGTCGCTTTTCCCTTTGTTGCCCAGATCGATCATCCCGACTTCCGCCGCTGCTCGATCGAGACAGGCTCGTGGTCGACGTCGGCCGCCCGGACGTGGGCACCGGCGGCAGGGAAGGGGAGGAGCGAATCGTTCCGCCCGCCCGGCGGCTACGATGGACGCCATGAGGAGCTCGTCTCGGCCATCGTCCGACACCGCGGAGCACCGCCGCGAGCTCAACCGACGGCTCAGGGCGGTATTCCTCGCCGGTGCCGAGGAGCAATCGCGACGAAACACCGGCCATGGGTTGACGGAGGACGAGTTGCGGCGGGTCACGCGGCGGTACCCGGGCGACCTGCCGGACAGGTAGACGGCCTGTGCGCTGCCGCCCCGACCATTGCTTCTATCCAGGAAAATCGGTCTCTTCGGACTCTTGGTCGGACTCTTCGGTCCCTTCGTCGGACTCTTGGAGAAACGTCCCATCGAAGAGTCCGAAGGGTCCGACAGCTGCACGGAGATCACGGCCGGAACCTCCACAGCCAGGGACCGTCAAAGCCGTCCTTGATCGAGACGACCCTGGCCTGACTACGGGCTCGGGTCATGTTGTCCTTGGAGCTCGTGTCGATGCCGTCGGCCTCGAGCGCGCGATAGGCATCCGAGGCACGCATCGAGCCGCTGTTGAGCGCCACGAGCCGGCGGATCGCCTCTGCGAGCTGCGCCGTCTTCGAGACCTGCCCGGCGGCGTCGCGGGTCCGGCCGATGAGATCTTCCGCGTCGTGGTCGCTCTCGCCTTCCCAGGCGATCGTCGCCGCCTCGTATGGGCCATCGGCGACGATTCGGTAGGCGAGTGACGCAGGGCGCCGCGCGACGTTGAGCTTGACGGCCGCAAGGACGATCCGGTCGGCGTCATCCGGGTCACGGCCGACGGCCAGGACGCTGCGGGCCAGACCTGTGAAGCCGATCGAGCCGCCGCCACGATAGATCGCGTCGTCGCCGGCGCGTTTGTTGAGATGGCGGATCGCGACGACCGCGGCGTCGACCTGCTGCGCCATCGCGGCCAGCGGTTCGAGGGCACGCCGGACGCGGTGGTCGTCGTTGGTCCTGACCTCGTCGCCAAGGTAGGCCACCAGCGGGTCGACGATGATCAGGCGTGCCTTGTTGGCCAGGCTGTACTGGCGGAGGCGCTCGACATCGTCGGGCAGGGTCAGATCACGGACCAGGCGAAACCGTGCGGGATCACCGCCGGCTCGCAGCACCCGCGGCACGATCGTGTCCTCGGGATCGTCCTCGATCGAGACGTAGATCGTCGTGAACGCATCGCCCAGCGGCTCGCCCGTCGGCGCGTTACCGCCGATGGAACCGCGGCACGCGAGATCGATGAGCAGCGTCGACTTGCCCAAGCCTGGGTCGCCGTCAAGGATCGTCAGCTTGCGCAGGGGCACGTAGCCGCGCCACAACCAGTCGACCCGACGAGGGTGGATCGTGGCCAGGTCGACGCCCGCGAGCGGCTCGGCATCGTATTCGGACTGCAATCCGGCGCGTTCGGCCGCACCCAACACCCTCACGACTGGCCGCCCCCCCTCGCCGAGCGCACAGTCGCGCCAATCTCCGACTCCGTGAGCCCCGCAGCGAGTGCCGCCCGAGCCAACACCCGCCCGGCGAGACCTGACGGGACGCCTTCGTCGACTGCCCGGCGCACCGCCCAGTAGAGGAGGCTGTTGCGCCGACCTTCGCCTGCCGCCCGAACGGCGCCCACGAGTCGCGTGAGCGTGCGTTCGCCCTCCGCGACGCTGGCGATCCTCGCCGCCGGCCGCCGGGGCAGACCCGATGGTCGCTTCGCAAAGTCAACCAGCCAGGCGGGCACAGCCGCGACGGGCGCGTCGTCGGGCGGCACGCGCCAAACATAGGCGCCGACGGTCACCGAGGGGCAGACGACGATGAAGCCGCCCACCGACTTGAACTCGCCGATGTGAACGCCGCGGAGGTAGAGATCGTGGCCACCGCCCAGACCAGTCGGTGCGGCCAGGATGTGGATCCCGCCGCGGCCCGTCCGCGCGATCGGGCTCAAGGGGAGGCTAAAGCCGCCCTCGCGCATGAACGTCCTGATGGCGTCCAGGTGGTCGACTTCGATGTCGAAGGCGTCGAATGCCTCACCCGTGACGACGCCGATGTTCGGCCCCGGCTCGGACCGCCAGTACCGGCCGATCTGTTCAGGGTCGGACGTCGCGTCCCGCTGCCAGCCCCGATACAGCGGCCGCTTGCCGCCCGGTACGACCGGGAACACGCGCCATCCGAGACGCCCGTAGACGAGCGCCCACTCCCGAGCGGTGGTCGGCTGCTCGCTCACGACGCGACCGGCACCTTGCGTCGCCGACCGACCGGAAACTCGATGACTCGGCGGAGGATGGTGTAGTTCAGACCTTCACGGATGCCCGTGCGGCATGGCGGGGACGGACGGAGCGGTCTGCATCTGCCCGCAGCGGGCCGCCGAGCGGTATGCCGCCCGCGTGTCGGGACCGCTCCGGGACCGGATCGACCTGTGGGTGACGATGCCGCGGGTGGCCCCGGCGATCCTTGTCAGTGGCGCCGAGCCGGAGCCGTCGTCCGCGGTCGCCGTAAGGATCGAGGCAGCCCGCCGGTCGCAACGGGCGAGATCCAGCGCACTCAACGGGCGGCTCTCTGGTCACTCGCTCCGGACCGCCTGCCGTCTCGATCGGAAGGCCGAGGAGCGGGCGATCGCCCTCGCCGAGCTCGACGGGTTGTCCGCCCGCGGGACGGAGCGACTCCTCCGCGTCGCGCGTTCGATCGCCGACCTTGCCGGCGACGAGGTGGTCGAGACGCGCGCGCTCGAGGAGGCTGCGCGATTCCGTCCACCGATGCGACCCGCGGAAGCGCGGGCGGCTGGCTGATGCTGGGGATCGGCACCGCAGGTCCGACCGGGTCCGACCGATCCGACGACGCCCGGCGGTCAGACGGGTTCCTGGACGATCAGGCCGCAAGGTCCGACGACCGAGCCGCTCGCGCCGCGGACGATGCCGAGCGCGAGGCGTGGATCGTCCTCGCCTCGGTGCACGGGCTCGGCCCGATCGGGTTCGGACGGCTCCTCAGACGGTTCGGAAACGGGCGCTCGGTGCTGGCGACGGCGAGTGGTGCGAGGGGCGGGCGGGCGCTCGCAGCGGCCCTCCGCGGCGGGGCGGACGAGGGGATCGCCGAGCGCCCCGCGGATGCGGAGCTCGCCGAGCGGATCGTGCTCGCGGCCGCTCGCACGGAAGCACTCCTCGACGTGGTCCGACGGCACGATCTGACGGTGGTCACGCTCGAGGAACGGACCTTCCCGGATCGTCTCCTCCAGCTTGAGATGCCCCCGCATCTGCTGTTCGTGCGCGGCGACGTGGCCGCCATGTCGCGGCAGCGGGCCGTCGCCGTGGTGGGTACTCGACGGCCAACCGAGTATGGTCGCCGGATCGCCGCCCGGGTGTCGGCCGCGATCTCGGATGCGGGCGGGACGGTCGTCTCCGGCCTGGCGATCGGGATCGACGGCGCGGCCCACGCCGCCGCCGTGGCGACGGGGGCACCCACCGTGGCGGTGCTCGGCGGCGGCCACGGGCACCTGTTCCCACGAGCGCACGAGCGCCTCGCTGACGAGATCGTCGCGGCCGGCGGTGCGGTCGTGGCCGAGCTGTTTCCGGACGAGCGGCCGACGAAGGGCACGTTCCCGCGTCGCAACCGGCTCATCAGCGGTCTGGCGGACGCCACCGTCGTCGTCGAGGCGCCGTTGCGGAGCGGCGCGCTCATCACCGCGGCATGGGCCCTCGAACAGGGGCGCGAGTGTCACCTCGTGCCCGGGCCGATCGACGCGCCGATGTCCGCGGGTTGCCTCGCCTTCCTCCGTGAGAACTCCGGCCTGGCCCACCCGGTGGCGACGGTCCCGGATCTCATCGACGATCTCGGATTCATCGATCCCGGTCCGCGGCACGCCGTCGCCGTGGCGCAGGTCGAGCTCGGACCGATCGAGCGGCGGATCGTCGCGGCGCTCGTGGACGGCGCGACGACGACGGACGAGATCCTCCAGATCGTCCGCGAGCCGGTCGCGACGATCCTCGGCGGTCTGACGCTGCTCGAGATGCGCGGTCTGCTCACGAGTGCCTACGGCCGCTACCGACTCGCCGGACGACTCAGCGGGTCCGAGGTGGCCTGAGATGGGATTACGGCGTGCGGTTGCCCCCTCGAGAGGGGTGGTGGTAGGGTAGGCGGCGGTCGGCGACCGCGGTGCCGCCAGCCGGATCCGCCGCGGGACGCCGTCGGCTCGCGAGCCGCGCGCCAGGAGATCGACTATTGCGGAAATTCGCCGCGGCCGTGCTGGCCGTCCCCGTCCTCCTCGGGCTCTACGCACCCTTCGCTCGCCGACCGCGGATCGCGCTCCCCGGGATCGTGGTCCTCGCCGTGATGGTCCTCGCCGTCGTCGCGCTCGACGGTCCCGGCGCCCGTCCTGCGGCCGCGACGCCGCCGGCGGCCATCGAACCGCTGACCGCCGCCGCGTTCGGGCCGGCAGTCCGAGCCGGCCTCGCCTCGGATGCAGTGCTGACCGTCACGTTCAGCCGACGGATGGATGAGGCCTCCGTCGTCGAGGCGTTGCGCGTCGTGCCGGCCACCCCGATCGCGGTGTCGTGGAACGCCGCGGGCACGAGCGTCTCGGTCATGCCGACCCGGGCCTGGCTGTCCTCGACGTGCTACACGATCACGGTGGGCGCGACGGCCCTGGACAGCGTGGGTGGCTCCCTCGGCGCGACGACCCGGCTGGCGTTCATCACCGCGCCGGCCAGCGTCGCGACCGTGGCGCGGGTCGCCACCCAGACGGTGCGAGCGGCACGACCCGCGATCGTCCGGTTCCGCCCACTGAACGGGGCGTCCTCCGTCGCTCGGGCGGCGACGCTCTCGGTCCGGTTCTCGACAGCGATGGACCGCGCCGCGACCGCCCCGGCATTCAGCGCGACGGCGAACGGTCGGCCGATCGTCGGCTCGATCCGCTGGGCGGAAGGCGACACAGTGCTCGTCCTCACGCCGTCGACGGCATTGCCGGCTGGAGCCCTCATCCGGATGTCGGTTTCGGCGACCGCCCGCGCGGCGGCCGGCTCCGTCCTGGGAGCGGCGGTCACGGCGACAGCACGGACGATCGTCGCGACGACACTGACGGTACGCCCGACCGCCACCGTGACGCCGAAGCCCGCGCCATCGACACCGCCGCCATCGAAGCCGACAGCGTCGAAGCCCGTCGTCCCGGCCGCGGGCGGCTCTGCCGGCAGCGCGACGTGGTACGCCGTCGAGACGTACTACCTCAAGCTCATGAACTGCACGCGGACCGGCGGCTGGGTCACCTCGACCGGTGGGTGCAGCAGTCCCGGCGGTCTCTCCACGCCGCCGCTCGTCCTCGACGCCGGCCTGTCCAACCGGGTCTCGCGGCCATACGCGAAGCTCCTCGCCACGTCCGGGGCCTGCGACCATTTCATCAACGGGACGCCGACGGATCGCCTCCACCGGGCGGGTTACAGCGGCTGGGCCGCGGAGAACATCGGCTGCCGCTCGGCGCCCACCGCGTACGAATCGATGGTCTTCACCCAGATCTTCTTCCAGGATGAGAAACCGTGCGGCGGATACTGCCACTACGCGAACCTCATGAACCCGGCATACACGCGATGCGGGATCGGCGTCTGGATCGACCACGGCCGGATCCGGCTCGTGGTGGACTTCTACCACCCGTGACCGGGCGTTCGTCGATGGCGGATCGCAGGCGGGCCCGCGGATGATCCGCGACGTCGTCCTCCACCTCAACAACGAGCAGCCGATGATCGCGGACTTGTACGAGCTGCCGACCGCGAGCGATGTCTCGATCGTCTGTACGAACCTTCGGACGATGAACGGCAAGCGTCCCGTGTTCGTCGATCATTCGTCGTCGCGCTTCGTTTTCCCGCTGCAGTTCATCCGGTTCGTCGAGATCCCGCTCGAGGCACGGCCGTCGGCCGAGCCGCTCGAACCCAGGCGGGGACTGCCGGCGCCGAGCGACGTCGATCGGGTCGCGCCCGCCGTCGAACCGGAGCTCGAGATCGACGAGGACTTCCTGCAGCGGATCCGCGACGTCTGATCGACGCGGCGCGGACGACCGGTGAGCGGACGTGCAGCGACCCGGTGCTAGACTCCCCGGCGATGCCGCACAACCTCGTGATCGTCGAATCGCCGGCCAAGGCGAAGACCATCGAACGCTATCTCGGGCCGGACTACACCGTCCTCGCC
This region includes:
- a CDS encoding ATP-binding protein produces the protein MAGTDGAVCICPQRAAERYAARVSGPLRDRIDLWVTMPRVAPAILVSGAEPEPSSAVAVRIEAARRSQRARSSALNGRLSGHSLRTACRLDRKAEERAIALAELDGLSARGTERLLRVARSIADLAGDEVVETRALEEAARFRPPMRPAEARAAG
- a CDS encoding AAA family ATPase is translated as MRVLGAAERAGLQSEYDAEPLAGVDLATIHPRRVDWLWRGYVPLRKLTILDGDPGLGKSTLLIDLACRGSIGGNAPTGEPLGDAFTTIYVSIEDDPEDTIVPRVLRAGGDPARFRLVRDLTLPDDVERLRQYSLANKARLIIVDPLVAYLGDEVRTNDDHRVRRALEPLAAMAQQVDAAVVAIRHLNKRAGDDAIYRGGGSIGFTGLARSVLAVGRDPDDADRIVLAAVKLNVARRPASLAYRIVADGPYEAATIAWEGESDHDAEDLIGRTRDAAGQVSKTAQLAEAIRRLVALNSGSMRASDAYRALEADGIDTSSKDNMTRARSQARVVSIKDGFDGPWLWRFRP
- a CDS encoding Ig-like domain-containing protein, encoding MRKFAAAVLAVPVLLGLYAPFARRPRIALPGIVVLAVMVLAVVALDGPGARPAAATPPAAIEPLTAAAFGPAVRAGLASDAVLTVTFSRRMDEASVVEALRVVPATPIAVSWNAAGTSVSVMPTRAWLSSTCYTITVGATALDSVGGSLGATTRLAFITAPASVATVARVATQTVRAARPAIVRFRPLNGASSVARAATLSVRFSTAMDRAATAPAFSATANGRPIVGSIRWAEGDTVLVLTPSTALPAGALIRMSVSATARAAAGSVLGAAVTATARTIVATTLTVRPTATVTPKPAPSTPPPSKPTASKPVVPAAGGSAGSATWYAVETYYLKLMNCTRTGGWVTSTGGCSSPGGLSTPPLVLDAGLSNRVSRPYAKLLATSGACDHFINGTPTDRLHRAGYSGWAAENIGCRSAPTAYESMVFTQIFFQDEKPCGGYCHYANLMNPAYTRCGIGVWIDHGRIRLVVDFYHP
- a CDS encoding P27 family phage terminase small subunit, with the translated sequence MGARGPAPKPLALKMLNGSAAHHPERTNPNPAQPAPHPPELPADLSPAARAVWERTLREQAPGIILAAHTDILEVYVEAVVRHKAAVTLLSGSGLLIRGSRGQELVRNPLLAIVHAEADTIRLYARELGLTPSSVSAFSNVRPAVPEDDPMLRLLTPIRSRRRAR
- the dprA gene encoding DNA-protecting protein DprA — protein: MLGIGTAGPTGSDRSDDARRSDGFLDDQAARSDDRAARAADDAEREAWIVLASVHGLGPIGFGRLLRRFGNGRSVLATASGARGGRALAAALRGGADEGIAERPADAELAERIVLAAARTEALLDVVRRHDLTVVTLEERTFPDRLLQLEMPPHLLFVRGDVAAMSRQRAVAVVGTRRPTEYGRRIAARVSAAISDAGGTVVSGLAIGIDGAAHAAAVATGAPTVAVLGGGHGHLFPRAHERLADEIVAAGGAVVAELFPDERPTKGTFPRRNRLISGLADATVVVEAPLRSGALITAAWALEQGRECHLVPGPIDAPMSAGCLAFLRENSGLAHPVATVPDLIDDLGFIDPGPRHAVAVAQVELGPIERRIVAALVDGATTTDEILQIVREPVATILGGLTLLEMRGLLTSAYGRYRLAGRLSGSEVA
- a CDS encoding bifunctional DNA primase/polymerase, which codes for MSEQPTTAREWALVYGRLGWRVFPVVPGGKRPLYRGWQRDATSDPEQIGRYWRSEPGPNIGVVTGEAFDAFDIEVDHLDAIRTFMREGGFSLPLSPIARTGRGGIHILAAPTGLGGGHDLYLRGVHIGEFKSVGGFIVVCPSVTVGAYVWRVPPDDAPVAAVPAWLVDFAKRPSGLPRRPAARIASVAEGERTLTRLVGAVRAAGEGRRNSLLYWAVRRAVDEGVPSGLAGRVLARAALAAGLTESEIGATVRSARGGGQS